From Deltaproteobacteria bacterium:
CACCTGCACGTGGGCCGGCTGGGCGCCGGTCACTACGACCCGGTGAAGCTCTTGCCCGCAGCGGATCGCACGGTGCTGCAGGTGGACACGCTGCTGGTGTCGAACGGCTGCGCGGGCCGGTCGAAGACGCTCGACTTCCTCGGCGTGGTGGCGAGCGTCTTCCCCGAGTTCGTCCGCGACAACCTCGCGAACCCCAACACCACCGGCCTCGAGTGGGCGCCCGCTGCGCGCAGCTACCTCGACAACGGCGGCCCCGAGGCCTTCGACCAGTACGCGCCCTGGCTCGCCGACGTCATGCCCGCGGGGAAGTGGGTGTACCTGGTGACGGGCGTGTCGGTGCTCTTCAACCTGATGGGCATGGGCCACCGCTTCCAGCTCTGGCGCATCGACGCCAACCGCGTGCGCATGGAGCAGGAGCTCACCGCGCTCTTCGGGCCGACCACGACGCTCGGCGACATCCGCGAGCTGCAGCCCACCGAGAAGGACCGCTCGCCGGAGATCCTCTCGGCCTGCGAGCAGGTGATCCACGAGCTGGAGGCGCTGGCGGCGCGCTCGCGGCGGATGTCGCTCTCGCCCATCGTGCCCATGGGGCAGGAGATGGCCTACCGGTATCAAGAGAGCCTGATGCACGACACGATGGCCGTGCTGCGCGGCTTTCTGCGACGCGCGTCGGGCTCGGCGAGCGCCAAGCCGGCTGCCTGAACATCCGTGGCTGGTGGCTGGTGGCTCGTGGCTGGCGAGCGATCGCCGGCTGGACTCGGAAGCAGTTGGGCCGAGCCATCGGTTAAAGTACGCGACCCATGACGCGCGCGCCGCACCCGTTTCGATTCTTCGTGATGATCCTGCCGTACGCGGCGGCGTTCGGTTACTCGTCCGTCGCGCTGCAGTTCGTCGCCACCAATCGATTCGGCGTCTCGCCCGACGACTTCAACAAGGCCATCGCATCGGCCTTCGCGGTGCACGGCATCAAGTTCCTCTGGGCGCCGGTCGTGGACACCACGCTCACCAAGCGGATCTGGTACGGGCTCGCGGTCGCGCTCGCTGCCGCGGGCGTGATGGCGCAGACCTTGATGCCCATCTCCACCGAGAAGATGGGACTGGTCATCACGGTGGTGATGCTCTCGCAGATCCCGCTCACCTTCATGGGCATGGCCTGCGAGACGTTCCTCGGCGCGCTGCCCGACGACACCAAGGGACGCGCGGCGGGCTTCTACCAAGCGGGCAACTTCGTGGGGCTCGGGCTGGGCGGCGGGCTGGCGCTGCGGCTCACGACCACGCTGCCTTCGCCGTGGATGGCGGGCGCGATCCTCTGCGCGCTCATGGTGCCGTGCATCCTCGCGCTGCGGGGGCTGGCCGAGCCGCCGCGACATGGCACCGGGCTCGTCGACGCGATCAGCGGCTTGTTCCACGATCTCCGCGACCTGGTGGCGCTCAAGGTCGACGGCCGGTGGGTGGCTTCCATCGCCGGCATCACCGGCCTGTTCATCTGTCTCTCGCCGGTGGGCGCGGGCGGCGCGTCGAACCTATTCCCGTCGATTGCGGGCGACTGGCACGCGACGCAGGCCCACGTCGAGGCGGTCAATGGTTGGCTGGGCGGCGTCTTTGGCGGCGCCGGTGCGATCGCTGGAGGCTGGGTCTCCGACCGCATGAACCGCAAGTACGCCTACGCGCTCGCCGGCGCGCTGACGGCCTTCACCGGCCTGGCGATGGG
This genomic window contains:
- a CDS encoding MFS transporter produces the protein MTRAPHPFRFFVMILPYAAAFGYSSVALQFVATNRFGVSPDDFNKAIASAFAVHGIKFLWAPVVDTTLTKRIWYGLAVALAAAGVMAQTLMPISTEKMGLVITVVMLSQIPLTFMGMACETFLGALPDDTKGRAAGFYQAGNFVGLGLGGGLALRLTTTLPSPWMAGAILCALMVPCILALRGLAEPPRHGTGLVDAISGLFHDLRDLVALKVDGRWVASIAGITGLFICLSPVGAGGASNLFPSIAGDWHATQAHVEAVNGWLGGVFGGAGAIAGGWVSDRMNRKYAYALAGALTAFTGLAMGLLPRVPATYDVGVLVYTACNGMAFGTFSAFVLETIGRGAVATKYNIFASLANLAVAYTGRVDSRAYKASGTTHLFYTDTALTLAGIAGLFAIVAVMKWLGGRQPAVATTTGG